The window ATCAGCTTTTCACAAGCCTCCTGCTGCTCGACCATCCCTTTAAAGAAGGTGGGAATTTCCCCTACTCTGGTAGCTTCCGGTCCTTCCTTGGTAATGTAGCAGGGAATTTCCACCATGGCATCGTCCGGCAAGTTCTTGACAGCGCCATTGTTCATGACCATAACCAGATGGCGTTTCTTTAAATTAAACGCCAGGCTCATGGCCACTTCCACGATGAATTCTCCGTGAACGCCGGTAAAGAATGGAGTCATGTCAATTTCCCCTGTGGTTTCATACTGTTCCACTGCCTGGAAGATCCGTTTTTCCCTGCCGTCCATGACTTCATTGGCTCTCGTATAATTCTTGTCCGAATGCTTTACGATCTCATCCCCTAACAGATAATACTGCAGATAGGTATTGGGCAGATAATCCGGAAACATTCTCATTAAATTCTTTGCATTGTCAAAGGTATGCTTCCAGGAAGCGTCATTATGACGCACTTCGCTTCTTTCATCAGGAGGCATATAGCCATGCTCTCTTACATAAGCCTTTAATTCTTCCGTACGGTCCTCATCCCCTACACGGATCTTTGTAAACCAGCCAAAATGATTCAATCCAAAGTAATCCGGCACAATGTCTTTTCTGTCACAATCTAAAATGTTTGCCATGTTTCTCATGATTGCCACGGGCATATCGCAAATATTTAAGATTCTGGCATTTGGACGGAGCTTATACATTGCCTTTGCAACAATGGCGGCCGGGTTGGAATAGTTTACGATCCAGTAATCCCTGCTTGCATATTTTTCACAGTAATCAATGACTTCCACCATTGGATAAATGGTTCTTAAGCCATATGCAAGGCCGCCTGGTCCGCAGGTTTCCTGGCCTACCACATCATATTTTAAAGGGATTTTCTCATCAAGCTCTCTCATGTGATATAATCCCACCCGCATCTGGGCAAAAATAAAATCTGCATCCTCAAACGCTTCCTTCGGATCTGTGGTAAGAACCAGCTTCACCTCAGGATCAAACAGTTCAATGACCTTTTTTACCAAAACTCCAACTTTGTCCTGGCGTTCTTTGAAAGTATCATAAAGTCTTAATTCAGAAAGCTTAAATTGATCCTTCTGATCCAGCAGGCTTTTAACAATTCCCGGTGTATAAGTGCTGCCTCCGCCTACAATGACTAATTTAAACGTCTTGTTCATGTCTTTTCCTCCTTATTTGTTTGATTCCATCTTTTCTAACGCATCATCCACCAAGGTTCTCATTTTGGAAACGCTGAGACCGTATACCACCTGAACAGCATTTCCTTTCTTCATAATGCCGGCCGCTCCGGTCCCTTTTAAAGCCGCTTCATCGATCTTTGAACTGTCTGCAACTTCCACTCTTAACCTGGAAAAACAGTTTTCCAGACTTAAGATATTATCTTTTCCGCCTAATGCTTCTATGATGGTCCTGCCCTGGGTCAGTCTTTCTTCCTCAGTCTCTCCGCTTCCGGACTGTTTTGCCTTTAATTCCTTTTTAACGCTTGCTGCATTGGCATTTAAATCCAAAGCCGCTTCCGTATCATCATCCTCTCGTCCAGGTGTCTTTAAGTTCAGCTTTTCGATCATAAACTTAAACACCACAAAGATCACAAGAATCTCCACCAGACCCACCAGTACGTATAAGGGCCATAAGGTTCTGC of the Lacrimispora indolis DSM 755 genome contains:
- a CDS encoding 6-phospho-alpha-glucosidase — its product is MNKTFKLVIVGGGSTYTPGIVKSLLDQKDQFKLSELRLYDTFKERQDKVGVLVKKVIELFDPEVKLVLTTDPKEAFEDADFIFAQMRVGLYHMRELDEKIPLKYDVVGQETCGPGGLAYGLRTIYPMVEVIDYCEKYASRDYWIVNYSNPAAIVAKAMYKLRPNARILNICDMPVAIMRNMANILDCDRKDIVPDYFGLNHFGWFTKIRVGDEDRTEELKAYVREHGYMPPDERSEVRHNDASWKHTFDNAKNLMRMFPDYLPNTYLQYYLLGDEIVKHSDKNYTRANEVMDGREKRIFQAVEQYETTGEIDMTPFFTGVHGEFIVEVAMSLAFNLKKRHLVMVMNNGAVKNLPDDAMVEIPCYITKEGPEATRVGEIPTFFKGMVEQQEACEKLIVEAAIEGSYDKALAAFTLNKTIPSAMVAKQILDEMIEANKEYWPELK